One region of Flavobacterium sp. KACC 22763 genomic DNA includes:
- the lptC gene encoding LPS export ABC transporter periplasmic protein LptC, which yields MNLPKRYSLIAVTVFAVTLFFGCESNFKEVQKINFSEFVPASDADTVNVKYTDSGRITGVLISPKMLDYSNLDFPFTEFPKGIDVTLYDKKQKRTFIKGNYAVSYKNTGIIDLIGKVKITSEAGQVLETEQLYFDQKNEWFYTERKFKLTDIKGVSYGQGIDFSKDFKVINSQRISGEIESDKEL from the coding sequence ATGAATTTACCAAAAAGATATAGTCTCATAGCTGTCACAGTTTTTGCTGTGACACTATTTTTTGGATGCGAAAGTAATTTTAAAGAAGTTCAGAAAATTAACTTCTCAGAATTCGTTCCTGCCAGCGATGCCGACACTGTAAATGTTAAATATACAGACTCTGGGCGCATTACAGGTGTTTTGATAAGCCCAAAAATGCTGGATTATTCAAATCTTGATTTCCCTTTTACAGAATTTCCAAAAGGAATTGATGTTACTTTATATGATAAAAAGCAAAAGCGTACCTTTATAAAAGGTAATTATGCAGTTTCGTATAAAAATACTGGAATCATTGATTTGATAGGAAAAGTAAAAATCACTTCAGAAGCGGGACAGGTTTTAGAAACGGAACAATTGTATTTTGACCAAAAGAATGAGTGGTTTTATACAGAAAGAAAGTTTAAATTGACCGATATAAAAGGAGTTTCCTATGGTCAAGGGATAGATTTTAGCAAAGATTTTAAAGTGATCAATTCGCAGCGAATAAGCGGTGAAATTGAATCAGACAAAGAATTATAA